A single genomic interval of Arachis duranensis cultivar V14167 chromosome 7, aradu.V14167.gnm2.J7QH, whole genome shotgun sequence harbors:
- the LOC107496761 gene encoding protein CHLORORESPIRATORY REDUCTION 42, chloroplastic: MALPYSFATTTKSSVFSKLQKTCFFQHNQLQRANAVTVVKCESKDSSEDNIELQAKGPKLQIGSPIIFTEAPKMIKTAASVPCLRVNSGLVKPGDVGRIVSRKPKDVWAVRLSIGTFLIDGKYFKPLDLAEYS, from the exons ATGGCTTTACCTTATTCATTTGCTACTACTACTAAATCTTCAGTTTTTTCAAAGCTTCAGAAGACTTGTTTCTTCCAACACAATCAACTACAAAGAGCAAATGCTGTTACTGTGGTAAAGTGTGAATCAAAAGACTCATCAGAAGATAACATAGAACTGCAAGCAAAGGGTCCAAAGCTACAGATAGGTTCACCTATTATTTTTACAGAGGCTCCTAAAATGATTAAGACTGCTGCTTCTGTTCCATGTCTTAGGGTTAATTCTGGTTTGGTCAAGCCTGGTGATGTTGGAAG AATCGTGTCAAGAAAACCCAAAGATGTGTGGGCAGTGCGGCTTAGCATTGGAACCTTCCTCATAGATGGGAAATACTTCAAACCCTTGGACCTGGCTGAGTATAGTTGA